A window from Actinomycetospora corticicola encodes these proteins:
- a CDS encoding IS110 family transposase produces MPFAVFCGLDVGKSEHHACALDTTGKRLYDRSLPNDEAALRAVFERLAERGRVLVVVDQPASIGALAVAVARELGIEVAYLPGLAMRRIADLHPGQSKTDARDAHVIADAARTMPHTLRRIRGDDETLAELAVLAGYDDDLAGQSTRLTNRLRDALLHVHPALERLLGPRLDRAGVLDLLAVAPTPATLGELGADGMAEVMAPRSPRLARTLPAQIRTALAAQSLVVAGTAAFARVITGVAGQLRDAHDERADLAAELEARLEAHPLGPVLTTMPGVGVRTAIKLLTIVGDGSAFPTAAHLAAYAGLAPVTRRSGSSIKGETRSQRGNHALQSALFLSAFAALGDPESRAYYDRKRAAGKRHNAALICLARRRTDVIYAMLRDRQPYRAPARAPEPIAA; encoded by the coding sequence ATGCCGTTCGCGGTGTTCTGCGGGCTGGACGTCGGCAAGTCCGAGCACCACGCCTGCGCCCTCGACACGACCGGCAAGCGGCTCTACGACAGATCGCTGCCCAACGACGAAGCCGCACTCCGCGCGGTGTTCGAACGTCTCGCCGAGCGCGGTCGGGTGCTGGTCGTGGTCGACCAGCCCGCCTCGATCGGCGCGCTGGCGGTCGCGGTCGCCCGTGAACTCGGTATCGAGGTGGCCTACTTGCCCGGGCTGGCGATGCGCCGGATCGCCGACCTGCATCCCGGCCAGTCCAAGACCGACGCCCGCGACGCCCATGTGATCGCCGACGCCGCTCGGACCATGCCCCACACCCTGCGTCGCATCCGCGGCGACGACGAGACCCTCGCCGAGCTCGCGGTGCTGGCCGGCTACGACGACGACCTCGCCGGGCAGTCCACTCGGCTGACCAACCGGCTCCGCGACGCGCTGCTGCACGTTCACCCGGCCCTGGAACGCCTGCTCGGGCCCCGTTTGGACCGCGCCGGGGTCCTCGATCTGCTCGCCGTCGCCCCGACCCCGGCCACGCTCGGCGAGCTCGGCGCCGACGGCATGGCCGAGGTGATGGCGCCCCGCTCGCCGCGGCTGGCCCGGACCCTGCCCGCGCAGATCCGCACCGCCCTCGCGGCCCAGTCGCTGGTCGTTGCTGGCACCGCAGCGTTCGCCCGGGTCATTACCGGGGTCGCCGGGCAGCTACGAGACGCCCACGACGAACGCGCCGACCTCGCTGCCGAGCTCGAGGCCCGCCTGGAGGCCCACCCTCTTGGACCGGTCCTGACCACGATGCCCGGAGTCGGGGTCAGGACCGCCATCAAGCTGCTCACCATCGTCGGCGACGGATCCGCGTTCCCCACCGCCGCGCACCTCGCGGCCTACGCCGGACTGGCCCCGGTCACCCGCCGCTCCGGGTCCTCGATCAAGGGCGAGACCCGCTCCCAGCGCGGCAACCACGCCCTGCAATCGGCGCTGTTCCTGTCCGCGTTCGCAGCCCTCGGCGACCCCGAAAGTCGGGCCTACTACGACCGCAAGAGAGCCGCCGGCAAGCGCCAC